In the Chitinophagales bacterium genome, one interval contains:
- a CDS encoding DUF4405 domain-containing protein, with the protein MSRTIVNLLLDLSAGLLFLAMILTGFIIRFPLPPGTNKSRMLWGLARHEYGVIHYWFSLGFLVVLLLHLLLHWQWLTSVIGKRVFGMATGRKASIRAGLLTIIAIVSGFTVFAITAYRSVTDTSGNVICNTAIPSGNQPEAVSANSINNLPKTDFWKEVYPVLEMNCISCHGPRKQLGGFRADNRDDFFGKNGKEAFIVPGKSSESKLIEIISGRRPTMKSADAHILPAEDIRTITKWIDEGADWPQD; encoded by the coding sequence ATGAGCAGGACTATTGTAAATCTTCTCCTCGATCTTTCGGCAGGCCTTCTCTTTCTTGCTATGATACTCACCGGTTTTATTATCAGGTTTCCATTACCGCCGGGCACTAATAAATCAAGAATGCTTTGGGGCCTTGCCCGTCATGAATATGGTGTCATACATTACTGGTTCAGCTTAGGCTTCCTCGTAGTGCTGCTGTTGCATCTCCTGCTGCACTGGCAATGGCTGACCAGTGTGATCGGGAAGAGAGTATTTGGTATGGCCACCGGCAGGAAAGCATCCATCCGTGCAGGCCTGCTTACCATCATTGCGATTGTATCGGGCTTCACTGTTTTTGCTATTACAGCTTACCGCTCCGTTACTGACACTTCCGGCAATGTGATCTGTAATACAGCAATTCCATCCGGTAATCAGCCGGAAGCAGTATCAGCCAATTCGATCAATAATTTACCCAAGACTGATTTCTGGAAAGAAGTGTATCCTGTTCTCGAGATGAATTGCATCAGCTGTCATGGTCCGAGGAAACAACTCGGAGGTTTCAGAGCCGATAACCGTGATGATTTTTTTGGAAAGAATGGCAAGGAAGCTTTCATTGTTCCGGGTAAGAGCAGCGAAAGCAAGCTGATTGAAATTATTTCAGGGCGGCGGCCAACAATGAAATCCGCTGATGCACATATATTGCCTGCAGAAGATATCAGGACAATTACAAAATGGATTGATGAAGGCGCCGACTGGCCGCAGGATTAA
- a CDS encoding ABC transporter permease yields the protein MPPQSYSQVRAMLAITRASLRSIFRSPSAVIFSFAFPLIFILVFGFVGNSGFKLEVGVEQASDTTSILYKAIKQNPQFRLIAGENDQDLITDLNKGRIDGMINIQPNTSGTGAPVIIHVKTSASSRNAPLLINMLQSMIDRKTMINMQPQTMMAEIREERQPGRPYKSIDFILPGMLGFSLLSTGVFGTAFTFLGLRQTLVIKRFFATPVKRPYIIIGEGLSRVLFSLLTSSVILVLGYFAFGFTLVHGLITFINLLILSFIGLFIFMGFGFVVSGLAKNEAAVPPIANIITLPQFLLAGTFFSTDAFPSWLQPIPKILPLTYLNDAMRKVSFEGAGLFDVWKDLMALGICGIIVYAVAVKVFRWE from the coding sequence ATGCCTCCCCAAAGCTATAGCCAGGTACGTGCCATGCTGGCCATCACGAGGGCCAGCCTTCGCAGCATCTTCCGCAGTCCGTCGGCGGTGATCTTTTCGTTTGCCTTTCCGCTCATCTTTATCCTGGTGTTTGGCTTTGTGGGCAATAGTGGCTTTAAACTGGAAGTAGGCGTAGAACAGGCTTCCGACACCACCAGCATACTTTACAAGGCGATAAAGCAGAATCCGCAGTTCAGGTTAATTGCCGGCGAGAATGATCAGGACTTAATAACGGATCTCAACAAGGGGCGCATCGACGGGATGATTAACATTCAGCCAAACACTTCAGGTACCGGTGCGCCTGTAATTATTCATGTCAAGACATCGGCATCCTCGCGCAATGCACCGTTGCTGATCAATATGCTGCAATCGATGATTGACAGGAAAACCATGATCAATATGCAGCCGCAAACGATGATGGCGGAAATCAGGGAAGAGCGGCAGCCGGGCAGGCCCTATAAATCCATTGATTTTATTTTGCCGGGCATGCTGGGATTCTCGCTGCTGAGCACCGGTGTTTTTGGAACAGCCTTTACTTTCCTGGGACTTCGCCAGACGCTGGTAATCAAACGTTTTTTTGCAACGCCTGTCAAACGTCCCTACATCATCATCGGTGAAGGGCTGAGCAGGGTATTATTTTCTTTGCTCACTTCTTCCGTAATACTGGTGCTCGGATATTTCGCTTTTGGGTTCACTCTCGTTCATGGTCTCATCACCTTCATCAACCTGTTAATTCTCTCTTTTATCGGCCTCTTTATTTTTATGGGCTTTGGCTTTGTGGTTTCAGGGCTGGCAAAGAATGAAGCCGCTGTTCCGCCGATCGCCAACATCATCACCTTGCCGCAGTTTTTGCTGGCAGGCACTTTTTTTTCTACCGATGCCTTTCCTTCCTGGCTGCAACCTATACCTAAAATATTACCACTCACTTATCTGAATGATGCGATGCGAAAAGTATCATTTGAAGGTGCAGGATTATTCGATGTGTGGAAGGACCTGATGGCATTGGGAATATGCGGCATCATTGTTTATGCTGTTGCTGTAAAGGTTTTCAGGTGGGAATAG